In Cyanobacterium sp. T60_A2020_053, the following proteins share a genomic window:
- a CDS encoding (2Fe-2S)-binding protein, translating into MNDCCKEQVLNTVKNCPINGNKGKKVSLTTLKSLLTPEALTRLNPEVNYYFCDSEDCQVVYFSTDKQIYNIEDIKIRVWQKSNDENTAICYCFDWTKIKIKSAIIQDKISPVAEITEHIKAKRCGCEFNNPEGRCCLKNISQYITNFSAHTS; encoded by the coding sequence ATGAATGATTGTTGTAAAGAACAAGTATTAAATACAGTAAAAAATTGCCCAATTAATGGGAATAAGGGTAAAAAAGTTTCATTAACTACACTAAAAAGTTTGTTAACTCCAGAAGCTCTGACTCGATTGAATCCTGAAGTTAATTACTATTTCTGTGATAGTGAAGATTGTCAAGTTGTTTATTTCTCAACAGATAAACAAATTTATAATATTGAAGATATAAAAATAAGAGTTTGGCAAAAAAGTAACGATGAAAATACAGCAATTTGTTACTGTTTTGACTGGACAAAAATAAAAATAAAATCAGCAATTATCCAAGATAAAATATCCCCAGTAGCAGAAATAACTGAGCATATAAAAGCTAAACGTTGCGGTTGCGAATTTAATAATCCAGAAGGAAGATGCTGTTTGAAAAATATTAGTCAATATATTACTAATTTCTCGGCGCATACATCATAA
- a CDS encoding peptidylprolyl isomerase: MASYLQVGEQKITEENLLNLLAGKQMLIPLAKELILDSALADIQCTEAEKTSARQQFAMQMGVNLEDSQQLETWLSRNYLKASQLQERIERVVKIEKFKQETWENQLESYFLKRKRQLDKIMYSLIRTKNAGTAQELYFRINDDGKDFAQIAREFSEGAEANTGGLIGPVELNVPHPQIAQALATAQPGKVLPPMRVGEWVVILRLEKYLSAQLDQNMKRRLLDELFEQWLQEKLQREINFHRED, from the coding sequence ATGGCTTCTTATTTACAAGTAGGGGAACAAAAAATTACCGAAGAAAATCTTTTGAACTTATTAGCAGGGAAACAAATGTTAATTCCCCTAGCCAAAGAGTTAATTTTAGACAGCGCCCTTGCCGACATACAATGCACAGAAGCGGAAAAAACCAGCGCCCGTCAACAGTTTGCCATGCAGATGGGTGTTAACCTTGAAGATAGTCAACAATTAGAAACATGGTTAAGCAGAAACTATTTAAAAGCATCACAACTGCAGGAAAGAATTGAAAGAGTAGTTAAAATCGAAAAATTTAAACAAGAAACATGGGAAAATCAACTCGAATCCTATTTCCTCAAAAGAAAGAGACAATTAGATAAAATTATGTATTCTTTAATTAGGACAAAAAATGCTGGTACCGCCCAAGAATTATATTTTAGAATCAATGACGATGGGAAAGATTTTGCCCAGATTGCTAGAGAATTTTCGGAGGGCGCTGAAGCTAATACAGGAGGCTTAATTGGACCAGTAGAGTTAAATGTACCCCATCCCCAAATCGCCCAAGCCCTCGCTACTGCACAACCCGGCAAAGTATTACCCCCCATGCGTGTGGGTGAATGGGTAGTAATTTTAAGACTAGAAAAATATTTATCTGCTCAATTAGACCAAAATATGAAGCGTCGTTTGTTAGATGAATTATTTGAGCAGTGGTTACAAGAAAAGCTACAAAGGGAAATTAATTTTCATCGTGAAGATTAA
- the speD gene encoding adenosylmethionine decarboxylase: MNKVGTHLVVDAWEAPADLLNNPERIRQALLEAITAGKATLIDMCVHQFSPHGVTATVTLAESHIAIHTWPEYGYFAADLFFCGQGQPQEAMKVLQVALEAKKATMREIDRGFQQPVYEQLTSAPEFQAVS; this comes from the coding sequence ATGAACAAAGTGGGTACACATTTAGTGGTAGATGCTTGGGAAGCACCGGCTGATCTTTTGAACAACCCAGAAAGAATCCGCCAAGCCTTATTAGAGGCGATTACCGCAGGTAAAGCGACCTTGATTGATATGTGTGTACACCAGTTTAGTCCCCACGGTGTAACAGCTACCGTTACCCTTGCTGAGTCTCATATTGCCATCCATACTTGGCCCGAGTATGGTTATTTTGCGGCAGATTTGTTTTTCTGTGGTCAAGGTCAACCCCAAGAGGCGATGAAAGTCTTACAGGTTGCACTTGAGGCTAAAAAAGCCACCATGAGAGAAATTGACCGAGGCTTTCAGCAACCTGTTTATGAGCAGTTAACCTCTGCACCTGAATTTCAGGCGGTAAGTTAA
- a CDS encoding GTP-binding protein: MTNTLIPVTVLTGYLGAGKTTLLNRILTHEHGQKVAVIVNEYGEVGIDNQLVIDADEEIFEMNNGCICCTVRGDLIRIIGNLIKRRHKFDHIVIETTGLADPAPVIQTFFVDEDLQDQLLLDAVVTVVDAKHIQQHWDAHEAEEQIAFADIILLNKTDLVSEDDLEALETKIKGMNTMAKIYPTQESDIPMDKILGVKAFDLENALQIDPDFLTEEAHDHDNSVYSVAMVEEKPVNMERFNQWIGKVLRTQGVDIFRMKGIINVQDAQNRVVFQGVHMLFDGKADRPWRQGEVRRSELVFIGRNLDEQALKQGFQNCLA, translated from the coding sequence ATGACTAATACTTTAATTCCCGTTACCGTTTTAACTGGTTACTTGGGTGCTGGTAAAACTACTCTACTCAATCGCATTCTAACCCATGAACATGGTCAAAAAGTAGCTGTTATTGTCAATGAATATGGTGAAGTTGGTATCGATAATCAATTAGTAATTGATGCTGACGAGGAAATTTTTGAGATGAATAACGGTTGTATTTGTTGTACGGTAAGAGGTGATTTAATCCGTATTATTGGTAATTTGATTAAACGCCGTCACAAATTCGATCATATCGTTATTGAAACTACGGGATTAGCTGATCCAGCGCCCGTCATCCAAACCTTTTTTGTGGATGAAGATTTACAAGATCAACTTTTACTAGATGCGGTGGTGACAGTGGTTGACGCTAAACACATTCAACAACATTGGGATGCCCACGAAGCGGAAGAGCAAATCGCTTTCGCTGATATTATTTTACTCAATAAAACTGATTTAGTGTCAGAAGATGACCTCGAAGCATTAGAAACGAAAATTAAGGGCATGAATACCATGGCGAAAATTTATCCCACTCAAGAAAGCGACATCCCCATGGACAAAATTTTGGGGGTAAAAGCTTTTGATTTGGAGAATGCTTTACAGATTGATCCTGATTTTCTCACGGAAGAAGCGCACGACCATGATAATTCTGTTTACTCTGTGGCTATGGTGGAAGAAAAACCAGTAAATATGGAGCGATTTAATCAATGGATTGGTAAAGTATTACGCACCCAAGGAGTGGATATTTTTCGCATGAAAGGCATCATCAACGTGCAAGATGCGCAAAACCGAGTTGTATTTCAAGGGGTACATATGCTATTTGATGGTAAAGCAGATCGTCCTTGGCGACAGGGTGAAGTGCGCCGTAGTGAATTAGTTTTCATTGGTCGAAATTTAGATGAACAGGCTCTAAAACAAGGTTTTCAAAATTGTTTAGCTTGA
- a CDS encoding polyribonucleotide nucleotidyltransferase, which translates to MEEYDKSISFFEGRDIKIKVGLLAPQAGGSVLIEAGETSVFVTATRSAGREGIDFLPLTVDYEERLYAAGRIPGGYLRREGRPPEKAVLTSRLIDRPLRPLFPSWLRDDLQIVATTLSMDENVPPDVLAVTGASIATLVAKIPFAGPMAAVRVGLVRDEFIINPTFQEIENGDLDLVVAGTPDGVVMVEAGANQLPEQDIIEAIEFGYEAILELIQAQKDLIQELGIELIIEDKPDADSNPALEEFIAEKATEGIKQVLANFDFDKKARDEALDQIKAEKVEGALSELSEDDPLRVAVSSNSKLLGNLFKQLTKKLMRRQIIEDGVRVDGRKLDDVRPISSRVGLLPPRVHGSALFQRGLTQVLSIATLGTPGDAQDLTDDLHPDIEKRYLHHYNFPPYSVGETKPMRSPGRREIGHGALAERAITPVLPPKSQFPYVIRVVSEVLSSNGSTSMGSVCGSTLALMDAGVPLIKPVSGAAMGLIKEGDEVRILTDIQGIEDFLGDMDFKVAGTEDGITALQMDMKITGLKLETIANAIKQAKTARLHILTEMLKPLSAPRPELSNYAPRLMTMKIDPEMIGLVIGPGGKTIKSITEQTGSKIDISDDGTVTICSVQAERAAQAKRIIQTMTRKLNEGDVYIGKVTRLIDIGAFVEVLPGKEGMIHISQLAEHRVGKVEDEVAIGDEVVVKIRGFDNRGRLNLSRLGIHPDQVALARQEMGLS; encoded by the coding sequence ATGGAAGAATATGATAAGTCAATATCTTTTTTTGAAGGAAGAGATATAAAAATCAAAGTTGGATTATTAGCGCCCCAAGCCGGTGGATCGGTATTAATAGAAGCAGGGGAAACCTCAGTATTCGTCACTGCAACTCGTTCGGCAGGTAGAGAAGGAATTGATTTTCTGCCCCTAACCGTAGATTACGAAGAAAGATTATACGCAGCCGGGCGCATTCCGGGGGGTTACTTACGCCGAGAAGGGCGCCCTCCTGAAAAGGCAGTTTTAACCAGTCGTTTGATTGATCGCCCTTTGCGCCCGTTATTTCCCTCTTGGTTACGGGATGATTTACAAATTGTGGCGACTACCCTATCGATGGATGAAAATGTCCCCCCTGATGTGTTGGCGGTGACGGGCGCTTCCATTGCTACTTTGGTGGCAAAAATCCCCTTCGCAGGGCCTATGGCGGCGGTGCGCGTTGGTTTAGTGCGCGATGAATTTATAATTAACCCCACTTTCCAAGAAATCGAAAACGGTGATTTAGATTTAGTGGTAGCTGGTACTCCTGATGGGGTGGTAATGGTAGAGGCGGGCGCTAATCAGTTGCCTGAGCAGGATATTATTGAAGCCATCGAGTTCGGTTATGAAGCCATTTTAGAGTTAATTCAAGCCCAAAAAGACTTAATTCAAGAGTTGGGTATTGAGTTAATTATTGAAGATAAACCCGATGCTGACTCTAATCCAGCCTTGGAGGAGTTTATCGCTGAGAAGGCAACCGAAGGAATTAAACAGGTTCTTGCTAACTTTGACTTTGATAAAAAAGCCAGAGATGAAGCCTTAGACCAAATTAAGGCGGAAAAAGTGGAGGGCGCTTTGAGTGAATTAAGCGAAGATGATCCTCTCAGAGTGGCTGTTAGCAGTAATTCTAAACTATTGGGCAACCTCTTTAAGCAGTTAACGAAAAAATTAATGCGCCGTCAAATTATTGAAGATGGCGTTAGGGTTGACGGTCGTAAATTAGATGACGTGCGCCCCATTTCTTCGAGAGTGGGGCTATTACCCCCTCGTGTTCATGGTAGCGCCCTCTTCCAAAGAGGTTTAACTCAGGTGTTATCCATTGCTACTTTAGGCACTCCGGGAGATGCCCAAGATTTAACTGATGATCTTCACCCAGACATCGAAAAACGCTATCTACATCATTACAATTTCCCCCCTTACTCCGTAGGAGAAACCAAACCCATGAGATCCCCTGGGCGCCGTGAAATTGGTCATGGAGCTTTGGCGGAGCGCGCTATTACCCCTGTATTACCACCGAAATCTCAATTTCCCTATGTTATTCGGGTAGTTTCAGAAGTGTTATCTTCCAACGGTTCAACTTCTATGGGTTCGGTCTGCGGTTCTACCCTTGCCCTCATGGATGCTGGAGTACCTCTCATTAAGCCCGTCAGTGGTGCGGCTATGGGATTGATCAAGGAAGGGGATGAAGTGCGCATTTTGACCGATATTCAAGGCATTGAAGACTTTTTAGGGGATATGGATTTCAAAGTAGCTGGTACTGAAGACGGTATCACTGCTTTACAAATGGATATGAAAATCACTGGTTTGAAGTTAGAAACCATTGCCAATGCCATTAAACAGGCTAAAACCGCTCGTTTACATATCCTCACGGAAATGTTAAAACCCCTCAGCGCCCCTCGCCCTGAATTGTCAAACTATGCCCCTCGTTTAATGACCATGAAAATCGATCCCGAAATGATCGGTTTAGTAATTGGACCCGGCGGTAAAACCATTAAAAGTATTACCGAACAAACAGGATCAAAAATTGACATCAGCGATGATGGTACTGTGACCATTTGTTCTGTACAGGCGGAGCGCGCTGCCCAAGCCAAACGCATCATCCAAACCATGACTCGCAAACTTAATGAAGGGGATGTGTATATCGGTAAAGTCACCCGCTTAATCGACATTGGCGCTTTTGTGGAAGTGTTACCCGGTAAAGAAGGCATGATCCACATTTCTCAATTAGCCGAACACCGAGTCGGTAAAGTTGAAGATGAAGTTGCCATCGGTGATGAAGTGGTGGTCAAAATCAGAGGATTTGATAATCGTGGACGGTTAAATCTATCCCGTTTAGGTATTCACCCCGATCAAGTCGCCTTAGCGCGCCAAGAAATGGGTCTATCTTAA
- a CDS encoding carboxylating nicotinate-nucleotide diphosphorylase gives MNYLSNLILDPLLQQWLQEDIGRGDRTTMAIFPQGADNGKAFWLLKEKGIIAGLNVAKRVFQLLDNNVIFNSKIEEGKEYETGTIIAEMSGKMDALLTGERVALNLVMKLSGIATLTAKYTSALHPYPTKLVDTRKTTPGLRILEKYAVTVGGGINHRFGLDDAVMIKDNHIQACGGIPEAIKAVRQQMPYPLTIEVETSNLDEVRRALEHQADIIMLDNMTPAMMAEAVILIRHNNPLIKIEASGNVTLNNLVAIAETGVDYISTSALITKASWLDISMKF, from the coding sequence ATGAACTATTTATCTAACTTAATTTTAGACCCACTTTTGCAACAATGGTTACAAGAAGATATAGGCAGAGGAGATCGCACTACGATGGCGATTTTTCCTCAAGGTGCTGATAATGGCAAAGCATTTTGGTTATTAAAAGAAAAAGGGATTATTGCTGGTTTAAATGTCGCTAAACGAGTTTTTCAATTATTAGATAATAATGTCATATTTAATAGCAAAATTGAAGAGGGCAAAGAATATGAAACAGGTACAATCATTGCAGAAATGAGCGGAAAAATGGATGCGCTATTAACAGGGGAAAGAGTAGCTCTTAATTTAGTAATGAAATTGAGCGGAATTGCCACTTTGACGGCAAAATATACCAGCGCCCTTCACCCCTACCCCACTAAACTGGTAGATACCCGTAAAACCACCCCCGGATTGAGAATCTTAGAAAAATATGCCGTTACCGTAGGAGGAGGTATCAATCATCGTTTTGGCTTAGATGATGCGGTGATGATTAAAGATAATCACATTCAAGCCTGTGGTGGCATTCCTGAAGCCATTAAGGCAGTGCGTCAACAAATGCCTTATCCCCTTACCATTGAGGTGGAAACCAGTAATTTGGACGAAGTGCGGAGGGCGCTGGAGCATCAAGCGGATATTATTATGTTAGATAACATGACACCAGCAATGATGGCAGAAGCCGTCATATTGATACGTCACAACAATCCGTTAATCAAAATTGAAGCGTCAGGCAACGTCACCCTCAATAATTTAGTTGCTATTGCTGAAACGGGAGTTGATTATATATCCACCAGCGCCCTCATCACCAAGGCATCATGGCTAGATATTAGTATGAAATTTTAG
- a CDS encoding M48 family metalloprotease, with the protein MRIKKPLTQIIIAFVVALTIVINNVNVSYALPWGELFLRGLQIIQINSLSDQQEVEYGQQMRSQLVQSRRIKVYEDKELNRYINDIGQKLVKVSQRPSLPYTFTIVDNKQVNAFATMGGFIYLHTGLITTASNEAELASVIGHEIGHVVAKHSQAQIRQEAITQGLLSAAGLGRAQIVQLGVATAVSLPNSRQDELEADTLGLEMLRRAGYAPKAMPDFMQKLDNGGGTSIFSTHPGAKDRVIALNQQIPSETRGEGAGLDENSYRNNIRPLLRR; encoded by the coding sequence ATGAGAATAAAAAAACCCTTAACACAAATAATAATAGCCTTTGTCGTAGCGCTCACCATCGTTATCAACAATGTTAACGTTAGCTATGCCCTTCCTTGGGGAGAACTTTTTTTAAGAGGTTTACAGATTATTCAAATTAACAGTTTATCGGATCAGCAAGAGGTAGAGTATGGGCAACAAATGCGCAGTCAATTAGTGCAAAGTCGTAGAATAAAAGTCTATGAAGATAAAGAACTAAATCGCTATATCAATGATATTGGACAAAAATTAGTTAAAGTTAGCCAGCGCCCTTCCCTGCCTTATACATTCACCATTGTGGACAATAAACAAGTCAATGCTTTTGCTACTATGGGTGGTTTTATTTATCTTCATACGGGGTTAATCACCACCGCCAGTAATGAAGCAGAGTTGGCGAGTGTCATCGGACATGAAATTGGTCATGTTGTGGCGAAACATTCTCAAGCACAAATTAGACAGGAAGCCATTACCCAAGGATTATTAAGCGCCGCCGGATTAGGCAGAGCGCAAATCGTGCAATTAGGGGTTGCCACTGCCGTCAGTTTGCCCAATAGTCGTCAAGATGAATTGGAAGCGGATACTCTCGGTTTAGAAATGTTGAGGCGCGCTGGTTATGCACCTAAAGCCATGCCTGATTTTATGCAAAAATTAGACAATGGCGGTGGTACAAGTATTTTTAGCACTCATCCGGGCGCTAAAGATCGAGTAATCGCCCTTAATCAACAGATTCCTTCTGAAACTAGGGGGGAGGGCGCTGGATTAGATGAAAATAGTTATCGTAATAATATTCGTCCTTTATTGCGAAGATAG
- a CDS encoding DUF262 domain-containing protein: protein MKTAVNKLKINNMVKIKENNQAIEWVENLEKEIKNARNNLKTEKMDMSFGELISMYENTELIISPEFQRLFRWNSEQKTKFIESLLLGIPIPAIFVAEIPETGQWEVVDGLQRLSTVFSFFGILRENQEEKEQKESKNNWCLEKGKFIKSFDGKNHKDLPTKYIINIRRSACRVEVIKWDSDVDIRYEIFHRLNSLGAPLSDQELRNCIFRPNSNKFNYLLKKLSDIQEFRDLVSPTQKQIDELYLEELVLRYFSLLDAIDDAENKINETISSYMTNYMEQISHESDMYMINPILGYKVK, encoded by the coding sequence ATGAAAACTGCTGTAAATAAACTCAAAATAAATAATATGGTAAAGATAAAAGAAAATAATCAAGCCATTGAATGGGTGGAAAACCTAGAGAAAGAAATTAAAAATGCCAGAAACAATCTAAAAACAGAAAAAATGGATATGTCTTTCGGAGAATTGATCAGTATGTATGAAAATACAGAATTGATTATTTCCCCTGAATTTCAGAGATTATTTCGTTGGAATAGTGAACAAAAAACAAAATTTATAGAATCTTTACTCTTAGGGATTCCTATACCCGCTATTTTTGTGGCAGAAATACCAGAGACTGGACAATGGGAAGTTGTCGATGGCTTACAAAGATTGTCCACCGTATTTTCTTTTTTTGGTATTTTAAGAGAAAATCAAGAAGAAAAAGAGCAAAAAGAAAGTAAAAATAATTGGTGTTTAGAAAAGGGTAAATTTATTAAAAGTTTTGACGGAAAAAATCACAAAGACTTACCCACTAAATATATTATTAATATTCGTCGCTCTGCCTGTCGTGTTGAAGTTATTAAATGGGATAGTGATGTTGATATACGTTACGAGATTTTTCATAGATTAAATTCTTTGGGTGCGCCTTTATCGGATCAAGAATTAAGAAATTGTATATTTCGTCCTAACTCTAATAAATTTAATTATTTACTGAAAAAACTATCAGACATACAAGAATTTAGAGATTTAGTTTCACCGACACAAAAACAAATTGATGAACTCTATTTAGAAGAGTTGGTTTTGCGATATTTTTCATTACTAGATGCTATTGATGATGCAGAAAATAAAATTAATGAAACAATATCTTCTTACATGACAAATTATATGGAACAAATAAGTCATGAATCTGATATGTATATGATAAACCCTATACTTGGGTATAAGGTCAAGTAG
- a CDS encoding YnfA family protein: MSVLKSLFFFLITGLAEIGGGYLVWLWLREGKSFKYAVVGWLILMLYGVLPTLQPTNFGRVYSAYGGAFVLFSLLWGWKVDKIPPDAYDWLGVVIILTGAGIMMYAPRN; this comes from the coding sequence ATGAGTGTCTTAAAGTCTCTATTCTTTTTTTTGATTACGGGTTTGGCGGAAATTGGTGGCGGTTATTTGGTGTGGTTATGGTTGAGGGAAGGCAAAAGTTTTAAGTATGCTGTAGTGGGTTGGTTAATTTTGATGCTGTATGGGGTGTTACCTACTTTGCAACCAACTAATTTCGGTAGGGTTTATAGTGCCTATGGTGGTGCTTTTGTGTTGTTTTCTTTACTGTGGGGCTGGAAAGTAGATAAAATTCCCCCTGATGCTTATGATTGGCTGGGGGTGGTGATTATTTTGACGGGCGCTGGTATTATGATGTATGCGCCGAGAAATTAG
- a CDS encoding Nramp family divalent metal transporter, with protein MSIFEHKASLPEVHRTIPIPKTNSFWRKMFAYAGPGYLVSVGYMDPGNWATDIAGGSKFGYTLLSVILLSNLMAILLQALCVRLGVATGRDLAQACRDNYTSKVNFILWILCEIAIAACDLAELLGSAIALQLLFGFPLVWGVCIMALDVILLLLLQKKGFRYVEALVISLITIIAGCFIAEILFSRADMGKILIGFIPDRQIMQNKEMLYIAVSILGATVMPHNLYLHSSIVQTRAWEETSEKKREAIKFGTIDSTVALSLALFINSAILIVAAATFYVSGNHNVADIQDAYKLLSPLLGVGVASAIFAFALLASGQSSTLTATLAGQIVMEGFLQLRLPPWLRRLATRLLAIIPALITIIFFGEQSTGRLLVFSQVILSLQLSFAVIPLIMFTSDRRLMGEFVNPKWLQVLAGAVAVVIVGLNIWLLLQTFLGWLR; from the coding sequence ATGAGCATATTTGAACATAAAGCAAGTTTGCCTGAAGTACATCGCACAATTCCAATTCCTAAAACTAATAGTTTTTGGCGGAAAATGTTTGCTTATGCAGGTCCTGGATATTTAGTTTCTGTGGGTTATATGGATCCGGGTAATTGGGCGACAGATATTGCCGGGGGTTCTAAATTTGGTTACACTCTGCTTAGTGTCATTTTGCTATCCAATTTAATGGCAATCTTGTTACAAGCCTTGTGTGTTCGTCTAGGTGTCGCTACAGGACGAGATTTAGCTCAAGCCTGTCGAGATAATTATACTTCTAAAGTTAATTTTATCCTCTGGATTTTATGTGAAATTGCTATTGCCGCTTGTGATTTGGCAGAGTTATTAGGAAGTGCGATCGCCCTTCAACTATTATTTGGATTTCCTTTAGTTTGGGGCGTGTGCATTATGGCACTAGATGTAATTTTACTATTATTGCTACAAAAAAAAGGATTTCGCTATGTTGAAGCATTAGTTATAAGTCTAATTACTATAATAGCTGGTTGTTTTATTGCAGAAATATTATTTTCTCGTGCAGATATGGGAAAAATTTTAATTGGTTTTATTCCCGATCGCCAAATTATGCAAAATAAAGAAATGTTATACATTGCAGTTAGTATTTTAGGCGCAACGGTAATGCCTCATAATCTTTACTTACATTCTTCTATTGTTCAAACTCGTGCTTGGGAAGAAACCTCGGAAAAGAAACGAGAAGCCATTAAATTTGGGACTATCGATTCCACCGTTGCTTTATCCTTAGCACTATTTATTAATTCTGCTATTTTAATTGTAGCGGCGGCAACTTTTTATGTTTCTGGTAATCATAATGTCGCTGATATTCAAGATGCTTATAAATTATTATCTCCACTATTAGGGGTGGGAGTTGCTAGTGCTATTTTTGCTTTTGCATTATTAGCATCGGGACAAAGTTCAACCTTAACAGCAACTTTAGCAGGACAAATTGTTATGGAGGGATTTTTACAATTACGATTACCTCCTTGGTTAAGACGTTTAGCCACTCGTTTACTTGCTATTATTCCTGCATTGATTACGATTATTTTCTTTGGTGAACAAAGTACTGGTAGATTGTTAGTGTTTAGTCAAGTGATATTGAGTTTACAGCTTTCTTTTGCTGTAATTCCACTGATTATGTTTACGAGCGATCGCCGTTTAATGGGAGAATTTGTTAACCCTAAATGGCTTCAAGTTTTAGCTGGAGCTGTGGCTGTAGTTATAGTTGGGTTAAATATTTGGTTACTATTACAAACATTTCTAGGATGGTTAAGATAA
- the merF gene encoding mercury resistance system transport protein MerF, which produces MRDKKSKQMFIASLGTSILVALCCFTPILVIILTSIGLGLITGYLDYILLPLLGALIGLTIWSYRKYKKDCNCQNK; this is translated from the coding sequence ATGAGGGATAAAAAAAGTAAACAAATGTTTATCGCCAGTTTAGGCACTAGCATTTTAGTTGCCTTATGTTGTTTTACTCCCATATTAGTTATTATCTTAACGAGTATTGGTTTAGGACTAATAACTGGTTATTTAGACTATATTTTATTGCCCCTATTAGGTGCATTAATTGGTTTAACTATTTGGAGTTATCGCAAATATAAAAAAGATTGTAATTGTCAAAATAAATAG
- the purU gene encoding formyltetrahydrofolate deformylase, whose amino-acid sequence MSETATLLVSCPDQQGLVAKIANFIYANGGNIIHADHHTDLEAGLFLSRIEWQLEGFNLPKHLIDDAFGAIARPLRATWQLHFSATIPRIAIWVSKQDHCLYDLLWRIQAKELRAEVALIISNHPDLKFIADQFAIDFHYFPMTKDNKLEQEDKEIELLKNSNIDLVILAKYMQILSPHFISNFPRIINIHHSFLPAFVGAKPYHQAYSRGVKIIGATAHYVTEDLDAGPIIEQDVVKISHRDTVADLIRKGKDLERIVLARGARLHLQHRVLIYGNKTVVFA is encoded by the coding sequence ATGTCGGAAACTGCTACCCTTTTGGTATCTTGTCCAGATCAACAAGGTTTGGTTGCTAAAATCGCTAATTTCATCTATGCTAATGGTGGTAATATTATCCACGCCGATCACCATACTGACTTGGAAGCAGGGCTTTTCCTCTCGCGCATTGAGTGGCAATTAGAGGGTTTTAATTTACCTAAACATCTTATTGATGATGCTTTTGGGGCTATTGCTCGTCCTCTCCGTGCTACATGGCAACTACATTTCTCGGCAACTATTCCCCGTATTGCCATTTGGGTGAGTAAACAAGACCATTGTTTATATGATTTACTCTGGCGTATTCAAGCCAAGGAATTACGGGCTGAGGTGGCATTAATTATTAGTAATCATCCTGATTTAAAGTTTATTGCTGATCAATTTGCCATCGATTTTCATTATTTTCCTATGACTAAAGATAATAAATTAGAGCAGGAAGATAAAGAAATTGAGTTATTAAAAAATAGCAATATTGACTTAGTTATTTTAGCTAAATATATGCAGATTTTATCACCTCATTTTATTAGTAATTTCCCTAGAATTATTAATATTCATCATTCTTTTTTACCTGCTTTTGTGGGAGCTAAACCATATCATCAAGCCTATAGTCGAGGGGTAAAAATTATCGGTGCTACAGCTCATTATGTGACGGAAGATTTAGATGCTGGTCCTATTATTGAACAAGATGTGGTTAAAATTAGTCATCGTGATACTGTTGCTGACCTAATCCGTAAAGGAAAAGACTTAGAACGTATTGTTTTGGCGAGGGGCGCCCGTCTCCATTTACAACATCGTGTGCTTATTTACGGGAATAAAACCGTTGTTTTTGCTTAA